One Pocillopora verrucosa isolate sample1 chromosome 10, ASM3666991v2, whole genome shotgun sequence genomic window carries:
- the LOC131799154 gene encoding ATP synthase subunit C lysine N-methyltransferase, translating to MSVLICPCIVEQSHKSSGKKLATDMSPENQLGFELQEDARNPKTKSKLGKVVLGITGAAAVGIVLVTTPFVTPALRKICLPYVPATERQIANILRIGQASKNNGSTLVDLGSGDGRVVIAAARQGYQAHGYELNHWLVWYSRLQARLQGLHHKATFSRADLWKVNLSTFDTILIFGVSEMMPKLQDKFQEEMKDDAQILACRFPLPNWKPTDMIEEGIDSVWLYQRPKH from the exons ATGTCGGTGCTGATTTGCCCATGTATTGTGGAACAGTCTCACAAGTCCTCTGGAAAAAAGCTGGCCACAGACATGAGCCCTGAGAATCAGCTGGGATTCGAGTTACAAGAGGACGCAAGAAATCCCAAAACTAAATCTAAACTAGGCAAAGTAGTCCTCGGAATTACAGGCGCTGCAGCTGTTGGAATTGTTCTGGTGACCACGCCATTTGTAACGCCAGCTTTACGAAAAATTTGTCTTCCATACGTACCGGCCACAGAGAGACAAATTGCTAACATATTACGAATAGGACAAGCTTCCAAGAATAACGGGTCAACATTGGTGGACTTGGGAAGTGGGGACGGGAGAGTG GTAATTGCTGCAGCTAGACAAGGTTACCAAGCTCATGGTTATGAACTAAACCACTGGCTGGTTTGGTACTCAAGATTACAGGCCAGGTTACAGGGACTTCATCACAAAGCTACATTTTCAAGAGCTGACTTGTGGAAG GTTAACCTGTCAACATTTGACACCATTCTAATATTTGGAGTCTCAGAGATG ATGCCAAAGCTCCAAGATAAATTCCAGGAAGAAATGAAGGATGATGCTCAAATATTAGCTTGTCGCTTTCCATTACCAAACTGGAAACCAACAGATATGATTGAGGAAGGAATTGACAGTGTATGGTTGTATCAAAGACCAAAACACTGA